A portion of the Lolium rigidum isolate FL_2022 chromosome 1, APGP_CSIRO_Lrig_0.1, whole genome shotgun sequence genome contains these proteins:
- the LOC124678910 gene encoding squamosa promoter-binding-like protein 16 isoform X1 → MDWDLKMPPGAWDLAELEHDAAAAPAGGPASAGGIGNAAGGRPECSVDLKLGGLGEFGAAADSRGKVPAPAVASASSSPGASKRPRAMSSGAGQQQQCPSCAVDGCRADLSKCRDYHRRHKVCEAHSKTPVVTVAGREMRFCQQCSRFHLLTEFDEAKRSCRKRLDGHNRRRRKPQPDTMNSASFMTSQQGHFFLLQLTLSCNAGTRFSSFPTPRSEQNWSGIIKTEESPYYAHQIPLGIGNRQQFVGSTSTFAKEGRRFPFLQEGEINFATGVVHEPSVCQPLLKTVAPPESSSSSTKMFSDGLTPVLDSDCALSLLSAPANSSSIDVGQMVQETDHIPIAQPLFSNLQFGSSSWFSRSQASTGAVSATGFSCPVAGNEQQLNTVLSSDNNDMSYNGIFHVGGEGSSEGAPPSLPFPWQ, encoded by the exons ATGGACTGGGACCTCAAGATGCCGCCCGGGGCATGGGACCTCgccgagctggagcacgacgccgccgccgcgcccgcgggCGGGCCGGCGTCGGCGGGTGGCATTGGTAATGCCGCCGGCGGGCGGCCGGAGTGCTCCGTGGACCTGAAGCTCGGCGGGCTGGGCGAGTTCGGCGCCGCCGCGGACAGTCGCGGCAAGGTGCCTGCGCCCGCGGTGGCCtccgcgtcgtcgtcgcccggCGCGTCCAAGCGGCCGCGCGCGATGTCGAGCGGCGCTGGGCAGCAGCAGCAGTGCCCGTCGTGCGCGGTGGACGGGTGCAGGGCGGACCTGAGCAAGTGCCGCGACTACCACCGGCGGCACAAGGTGTGCGAGGCGCACTCCAAGACCCCCGTGGTCACCGTCGCCGGCCGCGAGATGCGCTTCTGCCAGCAGTGCAGCAG GTTTCACCTGCTTACCGAATTTGACGAGGCAAAGCGCAGCTGTAGAAAGCGCCTGGATGGGCATAACCGTCGTCGGAGAAAGCCGCAGCCAGATACCATGAATTCTGCAAGTTTTATGACAAGTCAACAAGGTCACTTTTTCCTact CCAATTGACATTGTCTTGTAATGCAGGAACAAGGTTTTCGTCATTTCCAACCCCAAGATCGGAGCAAAACTGGTCAGGGATCATTAAAACTGAGGAGAGCCCATATTACGCACATCAAATCCCTCTAGGCATCGGCAACAGGCAGCAGTTTGTTGGCTCTACATCTACTTTTGCCAAAGAAGGACGGCGCTTTCCTTTCCTACAGGAAGGCGAAATAAACTTCGCCACAGGCGTGGTGCATGAGCCTTCAGTTTGCCAACCCCTCCTCAAGACTGTAGCTCCTCCCGAGAGCAGTAGCAGCAGCACCAAGATGTTCTCTGATGGGCTGACTCCGGTGCTCGACTCGGATTGTGCTCTCTCTCTTCTGTCAGCTCCAGCAAACTCCTCCAGTATCGATGTTGGCCAGATGGTCCAGGAGACCGATCACATCCCCATTGCCCAGCCTCTGTTCTCTAACCTGCAATTCGGCAGCTCATCCTGGTTCTCACGCTCTCAGGCTTCAACCGGTGCCGTGTCGGCGACGGGGTTTTCTTGCCCCGTGGCAGGAAATGAGCAGCAGCTGAACACTGTCCTAAGCTCGGACAACAATGACATGAGCTACAACGGGATATTTCATGTCGGCGGCGAAGGCTCCTCGGAGGGCGCACCGCCGTCTCTGCCCTTCCCTTGGCAGTAG
- the LOC124678910 gene encoding squamosa promoter-binding-like protein 16 isoform X2 → MDWDLKMPPGAWDLAELEHDAAAAPAGGPASAGGIGNAAGGRPECSVDLKLGGLGEFGAAADSRGKVPAPAVASASSSPGASKRPRAMSSGAGQQQQCPSCAVDGCRADLSKCRDYHRRHKVCEAHSKTPVVTVAGREMRFCQQCSRFHLLTEFDEAKRSCRKRLDGHNRRRRKPQPDTMNSASFMTSQQGTRFSSFPTPRSEQNWSGIIKTEESPYYAHQIPLGIGNRQQFVGSTSTFAKEGRRFPFLQEGEINFATGVVHEPSVCQPLLKTVAPPESSSSSTKMFSDGLTPVLDSDCALSLLSAPANSSSIDVGQMVQETDHIPIAQPLFSNLQFGSSSWFSRSQASTGAVSATGFSCPVAGNEQQLNTVLSSDNNDMSYNGIFHVGGEGSSEGAPPSLPFPWQ, encoded by the exons ATGGACTGGGACCTCAAGATGCCGCCCGGGGCATGGGACCTCgccgagctggagcacgacgccgccgccgcgcccgcgggCGGGCCGGCGTCGGCGGGTGGCATTGGTAATGCCGCCGGCGGGCGGCCGGAGTGCTCCGTGGACCTGAAGCTCGGCGGGCTGGGCGAGTTCGGCGCCGCCGCGGACAGTCGCGGCAAGGTGCCTGCGCCCGCGGTGGCCtccgcgtcgtcgtcgcccggCGCGTCCAAGCGGCCGCGCGCGATGTCGAGCGGCGCTGGGCAGCAGCAGCAGTGCCCGTCGTGCGCGGTGGACGGGTGCAGGGCGGACCTGAGCAAGTGCCGCGACTACCACCGGCGGCACAAGGTGTGCGAGGCGCACTCCAAGACCCCCGTGGTCACCGTCGCCGGCCGCGAGATGCGCTTCTGCCAGCAGTGCAGCAG GTTTCACCTGCTTACCGAATTTGACGAGGCAAAGCGCAGCTGTAGAAAGCGCCTGGATGGGCATAACCGTCGTCGGAGAAAGCCGCAGCCAGATACCATGAATTCTGCAAGTTTTATGACAAGTCAACAAG GAACAAGGTTTTCGTCATTTCCAACCCCAAGATCGGAGCAAAACTGGTCAGGGATCATTAAAACTGAGGAGAGCCCATATTACGCACATCAAATCCCTCTAGGCATCGGCAACAGGCAGCAGTTTGTTGGCTCTACATCTACTTTTGCCAAAGAAGGACGGCGCTTTCCTTTCCTACAGGAAGGCGAAATAAACTTCGCCACAGGCGTGGTGCATGAGCCTTCAGTTTGCCAACCCCTCCTCAAGACTGTAGCTCCTCCCGAGAGCAGTAGCAGCAGCACCAAGATGTTCTCTGATGGGCTGACTCCGGTGCTCGACTCGGATTGTGCTCTCTCTCTTCTGTCAGCTCCAGCAAACTCCTCCAGTATCGATGTTGGCCAGATGGTCCAGGAGACCGATCACATCCCCATTGCCCAGCCTCTGTTCTCTAACCTGCAATTCGGCAGCTCATCCTGGTTCTCACGCTCTCAGGCTTCAACCGGTGCCGTGTCGGCGACGGGGTTTTCTTGCCCCGTGGCAGGAAATGAGCAGCAGCTGAACACTGTCCTAAGCTCGGACAACAATGACATGAGCTACAACGGGATATTTCATGTCGGCGGCGAAGGCTCCTCGGAGGGCGCACCGCCGTCTCTGCCCTTCCCTTGGCAGTAG